Proteins encoded by one window of Nicotiana tabacum cultivar K326 chromosome 10, ASM71507v2, whole genome shotgun sequence:
- the LOC107793887 gene encoding short-chain dehydrogenase TIC 32 B, chloroplastic-like has translation MFRLITGRPGPSGFGSASTAEQVTDGIDGSNLTAIVTGGASGIGLETARVLAMRNAHVIIAARNMEAANEAKQRILKDNKAARVDIEKLDLSSIRSVKAFADNFIALNLPLNILINNAGIMFCPFQLSEDGIEMQFATNHLGHFYLTNLLIDNMKETAKVSGIEGRIVNLSSVAHLCPYKKGIKFHKINDKSSYQDKLAYGQSKLANILHANELSRRLQEEGANITVNSVHPGLIMTNLMRHSALLMRILRAFTCFLWKNVPQGAATTCYVALHPRLKGVTGKYFLECNEYKPSKLARDEALARNLWDFSNNLVNASLKT, from the exons ATGTTTAGGTTGATAACAGGTAGACCAGGTCCAAGTGGTTTTGGATCAGCTTCCACTGCTGAACAAGTTACTGATGGAATTGATGGCTCCAATCTTACAGCCATTGTTACAG GAGGTGCAAGCGGCATTGGTTTGGAGACAGCAAGAGTTTTAGCAATGAGGAATGCCCATGTCATTATTGCAGCAAGAAATATGGAGGCTGCAAATGAAGCAAAACAGCGTATACTaaaggacaataaagctgctcgCGTCGATATTGAGAAACTTGACTTGAGCTCAATTAGATCCGTCAAGGCATTTGCAGATAATTTCATAGCACTTAACCTTCCTCTTAACATCTTAAT TAACAATGCAGGTATCATGTTCTGTCCATTTCAGCTTTCAGAAGATGGCATTGAGATGCAATTCGCCACAAATCATCTAG GTCACTTCTACTTGACTAATCTGCTTATAGACAATATGAAGGAAACAGCAAAAGTTAGTGGTATTGAGGGTAGGATTGTGAACTTGTCATCAGTAGCTCACCTCTGCCCTtataaaaaaggaataaaatttCACAAAATCAATGACAAGAGCAG TTATCAAGACAAACTAGCATATGGACAATCCAAATTAGCCAATATTTTACATGCTAATGAGCTTTCTCGCCGCTTGCAG GAAGAAGGAGCAAATATAACTGTCAACTCAGTGCATCCAGGTTTAATAATGACAAACCTCATGAGGCATTCTGCTCTATTGATGA GAATCTTAAGGGCTTTCACTTGTTTTCTATGGAAGAATGTTCCTCAG GGAGCAGCTACAACATGCTATGTTGCCCTCCATCCAAGACTGAAGGGAGTGACTGGAAAGTACTTCCTCGAGTGCAACGAGTACAAGCCAAGCAAGCTAGCACGAGACGAAGCTTTAGCACGTAACCTTTGGGATTTCAGCAACAATTTGGTTAATGCAAGTCTAAAGACTTGA